In Streptomyces sp. NBC_00878, a single window of DNA contains:
- the rnc gene encoding ribonuclease III has product MSDAKKHPLRANGGGPADNTASSHTLLEGRLGYKLESALLVRALTHRSYAYENGGLPTNERLEFLGDSVLGLVVTDTLYTTHPDLPEGQLAKLRAAVVNSRALAEVGRGLELGSFIRLGRGEEGTGGRDKASILADTLEAVIGAVYLDQGLDAAGELVHRLFDPLIEKSSNLGAGLDWKTSLQELTATEGLGVPEYLVSETGPDHEKTFTAAARVGGVSYGTGTGRSKKEAEQQAAESAWRAIRSASDERAKAAKAAADAEASAAVAEVTAAAAEVTAASEATAEVAEAAEAVEEAAKEAVEAPSPAASDTASA; this is encoded by the coding sequence ATGTCTGACGCCAAGAAGCATCCTCTCCGTGCAAACGGAGGCGGCCCGGCGGACAACACGGCCTCGTCCCACACGCTTCTGGAAGGGCGGCTCGGGTACAAGCTCGAGTCCGCCCTTCTGGTGCGTGCACTGACCCACCGTTCGTACGCGTACGAGAACGGCGGTCTGCCGACCAACGAGCGCCTGGAGTTCCTCGGGGACTCCGTGCTGGGCCTCGTCGTCACGGACACGCTGTACACCACCCACCCCGACCTCCCAGAAGGCCAACTGGCCAAGCTGCGGGCCGCGGTGGTCAACTCGCGTGCGCTGGCGGAGGTGGGCCGCGGGCTCGAACTCGGCTCCTTCATCCGGCTCGGCCGGGGCGAAGAGGGCACGGGCGGCCGGGACAAGGCGTCCATTCTCGCCGACACCCTTGAAGCGGTGATCGGCGCTGTCTATCTCGACCAGGGTCTCGACGCGGCGGGCGAACTCGTCCACCGCCTCTTCGACCCGCTGATCGAGAAATCATCGAATCTGGGCGCGGGCCTGGACTGGAAGACCAGTCTCCAGGAACTCACGGCGACCGAGGGGCTCGGCGTGCCCGAGTACCTGGTCTCCGAGACCGGCCCGGACCACGAGAAGACCTTTACTGCTGCTGCCCGCGTCGGAGGCGTCTCGTACGGCACCGGCACCGGCCGCAGCAAGAAGGAGGCGGAGCAGCAGGCCGCGGAGTCCGCGTGGCGTGCCATCCGCTCCGCCTCGGACGAACGAGCGAAGGCGGCGAAGGCCGCCGCGGACGCCGAGGCATCCGCGGCAGTCGCCGAAGTGACCGCGGCAGCGGCCGAAGTGACCGCGGCGTCGGAGGCAACAGCCGAAGTGGCTGAGGCGGCCGAGGCGGTCGAGGAAGCTGCCAAGGAGGCCGTCGAGGCCCCCTCACCGGCGGCATCCGATACCGCTTCCGCCTGA
- a CDS encoding helix-turn-helix domain-containing protein: MDLTERPDLAFDVFSRGCPSRGTLEHVTGRWGTLTLGALHEGSFRFNELRRRVDGVSEKMLSQTLHALERDGLVHREAQPTNPPRVDYELTPLGREVAERLLSLIHFVEGRMDDVLGARERYDAARGGR; encoded by the coding sequence ATGGACCTCACGGAACGGCCGGACCTCGCCTTCGACGTGTTCTCCCGTGGCTGCCCGTCCCGGGGCACCCTGGAGCACGTCACGGGGCGCTGGGGCACGCTCACGCTGGGGGCGCTGCACGAGGGCTCGTTCCGCTTCAACGAACTGCGCCGGCGCGTCGACGGCGTCAGCGAGAAGATGCTGTCCCAGACCCTGCACGCGCTGGAGCGCGACGGCCTGGTGCACCGCGAGGCCCAGCCGACGAACCCGCCGCGGGTGGACTACGAACTGACACCGCTGGGCCGCGAGGTCGCCGAGCGGCTGCTGTCCCTCATCCACTTCGTGGAGGGGCGCATGGACGACGTACTGGGAGCGCGCGAGCGTTACGACGCGGCGCGCGGCGGACGCTGA
- a CDS encoding acylphosphatase: MSEDVRLVAWVRGRVQGVGFRWYTRAKALEIGGLSGFALNLGDGRVQVVAEGARRECQGLLDWLQGDDTPGRVDGVTEIWDTPRGGYEGFAIR, encoded by the coding sequence ATGAGCGAGGACGTAAGGCTGGTCGCCTGGGTGCGCGGACGGGTCCAAGGCGTGGGTTTCCGCTGGTACACGCGGGCCAAGGCGCTGGAGATCGGCGGCCTGAGTGGCTTTGCTCTCAATTTGGGCGACGGACGGGTCCAGGTGGTCGCCGAGGGCGCCCGGCGCGAGTGCCAGGGACTCCTCGACTGGCTCCAGGGGGACGACACGCCGGGCCGCGTCGACGGAGTCACTGAGATCTGGGACACGCCCCGCGGCGGCTACGAGGGCTTCGCCATCCGGTGA
- a CDS encoding DUF177 domain-containing protein, which yields MALNARLDHRNPLVFDTHELGRRPGALQRLTREIDAPKDFGIQGVIGVPEGAPVKLDLRLESVMEGVLVTGTARAQAKGECVRCLEPIEQQLEAEFQEMFSYPDADDRGRVKAEPADDAEDDEDTLFIEDGLFDLEPVLRDAVVLALPMQPVCQDDCPGLCSQCGARLADDPDHHHDAVDIRWAALQGLAGSLEDGEKDEMGGEAPLSARANEKQEK from the coding sequence CGACCACCGCAACCCTCTCGTGTTCGACACACACGAGCTGGGGCGGCGTCCTGGCGCGCTGCAGCGCCTGACCCGTGAGATCGACGCTCCCAAGGACTTCGGTATCCAGGGAGTCATCGGAGTGCCGGAAGGCGCCCCGGTGAAGCTCGACCTCCGACTTGAGTCGGTCATGGAAGGTGTGCTCGTCACAGGCACCGCCCGTGCACAGGCCAAGGGGGAGTGCGTAAGGTGTCTGGAGCCGATCGAGCAGCAGCTCGAAGCGGAATTCCAGGAGATGTTCTCGTACCCTGACGCCGACGACCGGGGCCGCGTGAAAGCGGAGCCGGCCGACGACGCCGAGGACGACGAGGACACGCTCTTCATCGAGGACGGATTGTTCGACCTCGAACCCGTGCTGCGGGATGCGGTGGTGCTCGCACTGCCGATGCAGCCGGTGTGCCAGGACGACTGCCCCGGCCTGTGCTCCCAGTGCGGAGCCCGGCTCGCGGACGACCCGGACCACCACCACGACGCCGTCGACATCCGTTGGGCGGCACTGCAGGGACTCGCCGGTTCACTCGAAGATGGCGAGAAGGACGAGATGGGTGGCGAAGCGCCTCTATCGGCGCGCGCCAACGAGAAGCAGGAGAAGTAG
- the rpmF gene encoding 50S ribosomal protein L32 produces MAVPKRKMSRSNTRHRRSQWKAAVPTLVACERCHEPKQQHIACPACGTYNKRQVLEV; encoded by the coding sequence GTGGCTGTTCCGAAGCGGAAGATGTCGCGCAGCAACACGCGCCACCGCCGGTCGCAGTGGAAGGCTGCGGTCCCCACCCTGGTTGCGTGCGAGCGCTGCCACGAGCCCAAGCAGCAGCACATCGCCTGCCCTGCTTGCGGCACCTACAACAAGCGCCAGGTCCTCGAGGTCTGA
- a CDS encoding CAP domain-containing protein, with product MDDHATAGDGLTAGHYLNGSPYATAGMYDSPGGIHETGDLYSKSDTHLFAADPAAHASTGYAPDGGAGRGHRRRKKNVTPVRTGLLGVSAAVAMGAVAVASGLIPGADNYSIGGGDSDKVRAQNSPSDVQTQGGTDGTADDRADSGTSRDLERTVTPSVSPTKAPEKTEEKETPSAKPSTKAPVKEKPKTEPTTKAPEKKAPSTTPSKTGSTTSTAEAEVLSLVNEERAKAGCSPVTASNSLAALAEAFSEDMAARGFFDHTDPSGASPWDRAEKAGVTNLGGENIARGQADAAAVMEAWMNSPGHRANILNCDFKTLGVGAHFASGGPWWTQDFGY from the coding sequence GTGGACGACCACGCGACCGCGGGTGACGGTCTGACCGCCGGGCACTACCTGAACGGCAGCCCCTACGCGACCGCGGGCATGTACGACTCTCCGGGTGGCATTCACGAGACGGGCGACCTCTATTCGAAGAGCGACACCCATCTCTTCGCCGCGGATCCGGCCGCCCACGCCTCGACCGGCTACGCGCCCGACGGCGGCGCCGGCCGCGGCCACCGCCGCCGCAAGAAGAACGTGACGCCCGTACGCACCGGTCTGCTCGGTGTCTCCGCCGCCGTCGCGATGGGTGCCGTCGCGGTCGCCTCCGGGCTGATCCCGGGTGCCGACAACTACTCGATCGGCGGCGGCGACTCGGACAAGGTGCGCGCCCAGAACTCGCCGAGCGACGTGCAGACCCAGGGCGGTACGGACGGCACCGCGGACGACCGCGCGGACTCGGGCACCAGTCGTGACCTGGAACGCACCGTGACTCCTTCGGTCTCGCCGACGAAGGCCCCGGAGAAGACCGAGGAGAAGGAAACTCCCTCCGCGAAGCCGTCGACCAAGGCTCCGGTCAAGGAGAAGCCGAAGACCGAGCCGACCACGAAGGCACCGGAGAAGAAGGCACCCTCGACGACGCCGTCCAAGACGGGGTCCACCACGTCCACGGCCGAGGCCGAGGTGTTGTCGCTGGTCAACGAGGAGCGGGCCAAGGCCGGCTGCAGCCCGGTGACCGCGTCGAACTCACTGGCGGCGCTGGCCGAGGCATTCAGCGAGGACATGGCCGCGCGGGGCTTCTTCGACCACACGGACCCGAGCGGGGCCTCCCCCTGGGACCGCGCGGAGAAGGCCGGCGTCACCAACCTCGGCGGGGAGAACATCGCCCGCGGCCAGGCCGACGCCGCCGCGGTGATGGAGGCCTGGATGAACAGCCCCGGCCACCGCGCGAACATCCTGAACTGCGACTTCAAGACCCTGGGCGTCGGCGCGCACTTCGCGTCGGGCGGCCCGTGGTGGACGCAGGACTTCGGCTACTAG
- the mutM gene encoding bifunctional DNA-formamidopyrimidine glycosylase/DNA-(apurinic or apyrimidinic site) lyase: protein MPELPEVEVVRRGLERWVSGRIVADVQVLHPRAVRRHIAGGEDFGARLKGHRIGLAQRRGKYLWLPLADSPSAVLAHLGMSGQLLVQPQDAADEKHLRIRVRFEDALHTELRFVDQRTFGGLSLHETSPDGLPDVIAHIARDPLDPLFDDEAFHEALRRRRTTIKRALLDQSLISGVGNIYADEALWRARLHYERSTTGFTRPRTAELLGHVRDVMNAALAVGGTSFDSLYVNVNGESGYFDRSLDAYGREGEPCRRCGTVMRRRPWMNRSSYFCPRCQRPPRAAS, encoded by the coding sequence GTGCCCGAACTGCCCGAGGTCGAGGTCGTACGACGGGGCCTCGAACGCTGGGTCAGCGGACGGATCGTCGCCGACGTGCAGGTGCTGCATCCGCGCGCGGTGCGTCGGCACATCGCGGGCGGCGAGGACTTCGGGGCCCGGCTCAAGGGGCACCGCATCGGACTGGCCCAGCGTCGCGGCAAGTACCTGTGGTTGCCGCTCGCGGACTCCCCGAGTGCCGTCCTCGCGCACCTCGGGATGAGCGGACAGCTCCTCGTCCAGCCGCAGGACGCCGCCGACGAGAAGCATCTGCGCATCCGCGTCCGGTTCGAGGACGCTCTGCACACCGAGCTCCGCTTCGTCGACCAACGGACCTTCGGCGGGCTCTCGTTGCACGAGACATCGCCCGACGGGCTGCCCGACGTCATCGCGCACATCGCCCGCGACCCGCTCGACCCGCTGTTCGACGACGAGGCGTTCCACGAGGCGCTGCGACGCCGACGCACGACCATCAAACGCGCCCTGCTGGACCAGTCGTTGATCAGCGGCGTCGGCAACATCTATGCCGACGAGGCGCTTTGGCGCGCGCGGCTGCACTACGAGCGCTCCACCACCGGATTCACGCGCCCGCGCACGGCCGAACTCCTGGGCCACGTACGGGATGTGATGAACGCCGCCCTCGCCGTCGGCGGCACCAGCTTCGACAGCCTCTACGTCAACGTGAACGGGGAGTCGGGCTACTTCGACCGCTCGCTCGACGCGTACGGCCGAGAGGGCGAGCCGTGCCGGCGCTGCGGAACCGTGATGCGGCGCAGACCCTGGATGAACCGGTCCAGCTACTTCTGCCCGCGCTGTCAGCGTCCGCCGCGCGCCGCGTCGTAA